The proteins below come from a single Chiloscyllium punctatum isolate Juve2018m chromosome 20, sChiPun1.3, whole genome shotgun sequence genomic window:
- the canx gene encoding calnexin: MQLKLWLVLVLLFGTAVVHAEDEDEDDTDIVEDEDDESPIESETEPSSPPPPKVTYRAPVPTGQVNFAESFDKGTLEGWIVSKAKKDDADEDIAKYDGKWDVEEMKNTKLHGDKGLVLKTRAKHHAIAALLDRPFIFDNKPLIIQYEVNFQNGIECGGAYIKLLSKTKDLILEKFYDKTPYTIMFGPDKCGEDYKLHFIFRHKNPKTGEIEEKHAKRSDVDLKSYYTDKKTHLYSLVLNPDNTFQILIDQTVVNSGSLLEDMTPPVNPAKEIEDPDDQKPEDWDERPKIADPDAVKPDDWDEDAPPKVPDENAIKPEGWLDSEPEYVSDPDAEKPDDWDEDMDGEWEAPQVANPLCESAPGCGPWKVPMIDNPDYKGKWKAPMIDNPNYQGVWKPRKIPNPDYFEDLHPFKMTAISAIGLELWSMSSDIFFDNFIICSDKAVVDQWASDGWGLKRTAEGSAESGVVGQLMSAAEERPWLWIVYILIIALPVFLVIVFCCTGKKDPAAEYKKTDAPQPDVKEEDGEEEEEQKEDDELKKEEGDEKTNEEKQKSDTDDAAENANQEEEVEEDDEVEQRMEKGAPEKPSAEQVEKKDDSSTN; the protein is encoded by the exons ATGCAGCTGAAACTGTGGTTGGTGTTGGTGCTGCTGTTTGGCACTGCTGTAGTCCATGCTGAAGATGAAGATGAAGATGATACTGATATTGTTGAAGACGAGGATGACGAAAGCCCAATAGAAAGTGAGACAGAACCAAGCTCCCCACCACCACCTAAG GTCACGTACAGAGCCCCTGTTCCAACTGGACAAGTGAATTTTGCAGAGTCATTTGATAAAGGGACACTGGAAGG CTGGATTGTTTCCAAAGCTAAAAAAGATGACGCTGATGAAGACATTGCAAAGTATGATG GAAAGTGGGACGTGGAAGAAATGAAGAACACAAAACTTCATGGGGACAAGGGGCTGGTTCTTAAAACTCGTGCAAAACATCACGCAATCGCAGCTTTGCTTGATCGACCATTCATATTTGACAACAAGCCACTAATTATCCA ATATGAGGTGAACTTTCAGAATGGAATTGAATGTGGCGGGGCATATATTAAGCTACTTTCGAAAACCAAAGACCTAATTCTG GAGAAGTTTTACGACAAAACTCCGTACACCATCATGTTTGGCCCTGacaaatgtggtgaagattacaaactccacttcatcTTCAGACACAAGAATCCCAAAACTGGAGAGATCGAGGAGAAACATGCAAAGCGTTCAGATGTGGACCTGAAAAGCTATTATACTGACAAGAAGACTCACCTGTACTCACTAG TGCTTAACCCTGACAACACCTTTCAAATCTTGATTGACCAGACTGTGGTCAACAGTGGCAGCCTTCTTGAAGATATGACTCCTCCTGTCAATCCTGCAAAAGAGATTGAAGATCCAGATGACCAGAAACCAGAAGACTGGGATGAGAGACCCAAAATTGCTGACCCTGATGCAGTCAAACCTGATGACTG GGATGAGGATGCTCCACCTAAAGTTCCTGATGAAAATGCAATCAAGCCTGAAGGTTGGCTTGATTCTGAGCCTGAATATGTCTCTGACCCTGATGCAGAAAAACCAGATGACTG GGATGAAGATATGGATGGTGAATGGGAGGCTCCACAAGTAGCAAATCCCTTGTGCGAAAGTGCTCCTGGATGTGGGCCTTGGAAAGTCCCGATGATTGATAACCCAGATTACAAGGGTAAATGGAAGGCTCCAATGATAGATAACCCCAACTACCAG GGAGTCTGGAAACCAAGGAAGATTCCCAACCCAGACTATTTTGAAGACTTGCACCCATTCAAGATGACTGCTATCAGTGCTATTGGTCTGGAGCTGTGGTCAATGTCATCTGATATCTTCTTTGACAACTTCATTATTTGCTCTGACAAAGCAGTGGTTGACCAGTGGGCAAGTGATGGCTGGGGTCTAAAGAGAACAGCTGAGGGGAGTGCTGAG TCTGGAGTAGTTGGGCAATTGATGTCAGCAGCTGAAGAACGCCCATGGCTTTGGATTGTCTACATCCTCATCATTGCCCTACCTGTGTTCCTGGTCATTGTATTCTGCTGTACTGGAAAG AAAGATCCTGCTGCTGAGTACAAGAAGACTGATGCCCCACAGCCTGATGTGAAAGAGGAagatggagaggaggaggaagagcagAAGGAGGATGATGAGCTGAAAAAGGAGGAAGGGGACGAAAAGACAA ATGAAGAGAAACAGAAGAGTGATACTGATGATGCTGCAGAAAATGCAAAccaggaggaggaggtggaagAGGATGATGAGGTGGAGCAGAGAATGGAGAAAGGCGCGCCAGAGAAACCAAGTGCTGAGCAGGTTGAA AAGAAAGATGACTCAAGTACAAATTGA